GGACCAAGTGCTTTTGAAGTCGCGGAAGATGAACTTCTGGTCACCGTGGGCGCCGACTATGGTATCGCCGGAGACGAACCGGACGATGACCTGTGGACAATCGGTCTTGAGTACGCCTATGGGACTTCTCTCGTAACCCCGGGCCTCATCACCACCTCGGAACTGACCGGAACGATCACCTTTGTCCCGGCTGACGCGGTTCCCGACGAAAAGCTCGAAGTTGAAGTTACCTATGATCTTTTGGCGGCATCGTTCGTCGTGAGCGGTGAGTACCTCAATTACCCGCTCGATGTCGACGATGAAAACAACGAAGCGTTCTTGAGCGCGAAGGGTCAGTACGAAGGCGACACCGGCCGCATTATGGCTTGGGGAAGACTGGAATACGGATGGATCGAAGAGAAGACCACCCTGACCCTGGAAGGCCGTTATGATTCGACCGGCGCCGCTGTCTGGAGCGCCTTGGCCGAACTGGAATGGGAGATGGCGGAAAACACCGCTCTGACTCTCGGGTATGAATTCAATACCTGGAATGAAGACGACGAGTTCATCGAAGACACCGCCGGCACTCTCGAAGCTGAACTTAGCGTCAGCTTCTAAGGCGGATTCACCTCACCACCTGAAGCCCCGGGAGAATCCTCCCGGGGCTTTTTTATGGTCGCAAGCTTTTTCAACCCTTCTATGGTACAATCTTCATCAACATGAACTGGACCGAGAGGCTTTCCGCTTGCCGGGACACCCTGCAATTCCGTTTTAAGAGTGAAAGGATTTATACCTTCCTTGCCCGCCATCCCATTGAGGCGGTATTTCCCGCCGGGACGCTGTATTCCGGAGTGATTGAGGCCGAGGGATTGGTGCGGATCGAAGGGAGATGCCAGGGCACCGTACGCGCCCCGATGGTCGTCATCGCTCGGGGTTCCCTGGTGACTGCCGAGATCAAAACCCACTGCCTGTATGTGGAAGGTCATTTTCGGGGACAAGCCACCACCGCTTTCCTGTATTTGGCGGAGGGAAGCCTGCTGGAAGGAGAGGTCAGGACGGAATCGCTCTTTACCGAAACCGGTGCCGCCTGTAAGGGAAAACTCATCGTAGAAAAGGGGACGAATGGTTATGCCTGCGACATTCGGGAAATTGCGCCCTCAGGAACTACAAAGGCTCATTGACTACCGGGGTGCACCGCGGGAAGAACTCATTGTCGGGTCGCACCTCGGCCGGGATTGCGGTGTGCTCGATTTTGACGGTTTCCTGGTCAGCGCCACCTGTGACCCAATTACGGGAGTGACCAACCGGGCCGGCGCACTGGCGGTCCACCTGGTAGCCAATGACCTGGCGGCCTCTGGGGCCGAACCGGTCGCCATCCTGGTCAGCCTGATCTTTCCCCCCCCTGGGAACGTTGCGGCGATCGAGCAAACGATGCGGGAAATCGACAAGACGGCCAAGACCCTCGCCATCACTGTAGCAGGAGGGCATACGGAAATTTCCGATATAGTCAACCGGCCCCTGATTCAGTGTACGGGACTGGGGCGGCTGATGAAGTCCCGGTATCCGGATGTGACGAAGCTACAACCGGCAGATGAGATCGTCATGACCAAAACAGCCGGCATTGAGGGCACCGCGCTTTTGGCCGAAAACCGGGCAAGGGAACTCAGCCGGTCGATGAGACCGGAAGAGATTGCGCGAGCCCGGGAGTTGTTCGAGCATCTGAGTGTGTTACCGGAAGGCCGGATCGCGGCTGAGCACGATATTCACTGCCTGCATGACGCCACCGAGGGCGGAGTGGTGGGAGCGGTGTGGGAAGTCTGTGCCGGCCAAAAACTCGGCTTTACATTGCGGGAAGACGCTGTTCCAATTCATCCCCTGACCGGACGGATCGGCCGGGCCTTCGACCTCGATCCTCTTAAGCTTCTCTCCTCGGGGACACTCCTCATTTTCACCCCCGCTTCCCAGCCTCTCATTCAGGACCTCCATCAGGCCGGCATACCCGCTGCCCGTATCGGAACCGTGGAGTCCGACCCCGCCTGCTGCACCATCCGGCGCCGGAACGGAACGATAGAGCCTGTGACCACCTGTCCTCTGGATGAATTCTGGAGGATAAAATAATTTACAGGGGAGCAATGAATTATGGAGAAAGAAGCAATGACAAAAACCAGGGAGTGTACCCCGCTCCTCTTTCCCTACCGCGGTATCATTTGGGGAGGGGTAGGCCTGTTCGCCTTTTGCGTGACCCGGGGGAATCCGGTTCTTTTTGTCTGTGGGACTGGGCTGATATGCGCCGGTGAGGCGCTACGGATCTGGGGTGTCGGCTACATCCGGAATTACCGGGGGCCGATGCGGGAAGCCAAGGCTCTGGTCACCGGAGGGCCGTATGCCTACGTGCGCAATCCCTTGTATCTTGCCAATGCCGTGATCGGGTGCGGCATCGCCCTGTTAACCGGCGTCTGGTGGATTCTCCTCCTCTTTTGTGTGGTCTATGTCCTCCTCTATGGGCGCATCATCCGCGAGGAGGAGTCCTACCTGGCCCGACGCTTTCCAGGGGAGTACCGGCAGTACGCCGCCTCCGTTCCCCGGATCCTCCCCCGCCGGACTCCTTATCCCAGGAGGCGGGGGTCCTTTTCCTGGCTGGTGATCCCGAAAAAGGAAGTACATACCTTCGCGACCATAGCTCTCATCGTCGGGGCGTTTTATCTACGAAGTTTCACCGGGTTACGCGCCTTCGTGGATCGGGTTCTCTTCTGAACGCAAGTCGATGAACAGCTTCACGTCTTTCAGGGTAATCCCGGTATGCCGTTCGATGGCCTCCCGAACTTTACTCTGAACCATCGGTGAGAAATCGGTCACGGAGACGCTGGACTTGACCGTCATTCTGAGGTTAAGCCAGGCGCTGTTCCCCGTTTTTTCCACTTCCGGTTCCAGAGTCAGGATGTCCGGATTGTTCTTCAGGACGTCCCGGGCCAGGGCCTTTATGGAGTTGTACGAGATCTTGATATCTCCTTGCGGGGTGTGGTAGAGGACCGAACGGTCGGGCCGGTGCAATAGGAAGCGCAGGAGGATTAGACCGACAAACACCAGGGCCGCGGCGATGAGGAGCCCGAAAGCCTGGTACAGCCAGTGACGGGTGAAAAACAGCACGCAGGAAACGATCCACCGCTGGATGGCCAAAGCGCTGATGAACCGCAGAACGACCACAGAGAAAAACCCGGCGACGATCAAAACCAGTAGGGCCAAGATCAAGGCGAACAGCTTTCCCCAAAATATCATGTATTTCACCTCCCGGTAATTTCATGCTTTCCTGATGAGTTACTCGCTGACACTGATTGTTGGCCGTTACGGCCACAAATTTTTCCTGGACATGGTCCCCTGACCATGTTTATGAATAGAGACCTTCATCGGTAGGCGTCACTTGAATACTTCCTCACCATTGACGAACTGTAGATAATCGCCGCCCATCGAAATGGCCAGTATGCCCAGACCAGCGGCTCAACTCATCCTTGAATTCAAGCATCTGCGATGTTGATTTCGCTCTGTCCCGCAAAAACTGTATCCGGTTGTAGCCGCTTTTTACATCCACCACGAATACTGCCGCTATCGGTCACCGCGATGATGTCGTATTTCCATTCAATCTCCACCCTATACCCTCCACCCTTCACTATATTGACTATTGTATCCAATTTGGCTTTCCACCGCAAATAGAGATAGCGATGTTTCTCTCATGCCATTGTGTAGGGAGGATTCATGGATAAATCCTCCGGTTATAGATACCTCGCTTGCCGGTCCTGCCCGACCCCCATCTTTCTGTGGTACAATCCATGCGCAATATTTTCTTTTTTTCTTCCCCCTGAAACTTTCATTTTTCTCTCGCGTACTATATAATTGGATTCAAGAAGGAGAAGGGCGCCAAATCCTTTTCCCCCCCTGGTCGAAGGGGGATGGGCCGGGACCAAAACATACCCAGAGTCGCCGGTTCGGGAAAAGTGGGGAGGCACCCGGCAGGTCCGGTGGAGCGAAACATTGGAAAGCTCGACCACCCCCCCCAGGGGTCAGCGGCCTGTTCCCATGCGGTTCTCTTGCTTTTGGCGTGATTGACGTGCGCATTTCACACAAACAGAAGGAGGTTTAAAACCACATGAAAAAGAGTCTTTGGCTTCTCATAGCGGTAGCGTCTTTGGTCGCTCTTTTCGCGGTGACGGGCTGCGTGCCGACCCCGGCTCCGACCCCGACCCCGACCCCCCCCCGCCGCCGGTGGATAAGTGCCCGACGACGTGGACAACGGCGGTTGCGTCGACAGTAGTCGAGGCTGTCTACGGTGATGTAGCTTGCCCCCTTGGCGGAATTGAAATAATCATCACCTTTGACAAAGAAATAATCCTCATGGATGACATCGAAACTAACTGGCTGGTACAGG
This region of Atribacteraceae bacterium genomic DNA includes:
- a CDS encoding polymer-forming cytoskeletal protein, yielding MNWTERLSACRDTLQFRFKSERIYTFLARHPIEAVFPAGTLYSGVIEAEGLVRIEGRCQGTVRAPMVVIARGSLVTAEIKTHCLYVEGHFRGQATTAFLYLAEGSLLEGEVRTESLFTETGAACKGKLIVEKGTNGYACDIREIAPSGTTKAH
- a CDS encoding AIR synthase family protein — translated: MPATFGKLRPQELQRLIDYRGAPREELIVGSHLGRDCGVLDFDGFLVSATCDPITGVTNRAGALAVHLVANDLAASGAEPVAILVSLIFPPPGNVAAIEQTMREIDKTAKTLAITVAGGHTEISDIVNRPLIQCTGLGRLMKSRYPDVTKLQPADEIVMTKTAGIEGTALLAENRARELSRSMRPEEIARARELFEHLSVLPEGRIAAEHDIHCLHDATEGGVVGAVWEVCAGQKLGFTLREDAVPIHPLTGRIGRAFDLDPLKLLSSGTLLIFTPASQPLIQDLHQAGIPAARIGTVESDPACCTIRRRNGTIEPVTTCPLDEFWRIK
- a CDS encoding isoprenylcysteine carboxylmethyltransferase family protein, whose product is MEKEAMTKTRECTPLLFPYRGIIWGGVGLFAFCVTRGNPVLFVCGTGLICAGEALRIWGVGYIRNYRGPMREAKALVTGGPYAYVRNPLYLANAVIGCGIALLTGVWWILLLFCVVYVLLYGRIIREEESYLARRFPGEYRQYAASVPRILPRRTPYPRRRGSFSWLVIPKKEVHTFATIALIVGAFYLRSFTGLRAFVDRVLF
- the amaP gene encoding alkaline shock response membrane anchor protein AmaP, which encodes MIFWGKLFALILALLVLIVAGFFSVVVLRFISALAIQRWIVSCVLFFTRHWLYQAFGLLIAAALVFVGLILLRFLLHRPDRSVLYHTPQGDIKISYNSIKALARDVLKNNPDILTLEPEVEKTGNSAWLNLRMTVKSSVSVTDFSPMVQSKVREAIERHTGITLKDVKLFIDLRSEENPIHEGA